A region of the Variovorax sp. 54 genome:
GGACCAATCCTCTGAAGCACATCCTCGAGCACAGGACGCTTCTTCACCGCAGATCGCTTTTCCTCGACAACGTAGCTCACGCCTGCCCTCAGAAATGCCTCGTATTGAATCGACGTGTTTTGATCCGCAGTAGATACCCGCGCGTATCCAATCAGCACCAGTAGCCCTCCCGTCCTCTTGAAGCTTTTGTAAGCACTTGTAGACTAGCCCAAAGGAGAAGAACGTGCGACCAGATCACCAATTCGAAGCATGGGCAATGCAGCTGCAGCGAGACGCCCAAATCTTCATCGCCATCAACCTCATTGCCGGAATTGCAGTGCTGGCTCTCATGTGCTGGGGCATCGCTTGGTCAATCAGCGTAGTGCGTCGCTGGGAGCAACGCGAAGAAGCAAAGCTTCGAGCCTTCCAGCGATTCGTCGCCAACATGAGCCCGAAGGAATCCCCAAATACCGACTATTTCCGCGCCGACTAGCGAACCGGTAACGAAACTCGAATCTCTCTCGGCGATACCAGCGCACCCGCACACCTCGAACGCGCTCAAATCGCGCGACTCACTACATAGAAAAAACAGCCGGCGATCTACTGCGGCTGTGTGGTGAAGGACCACTTTGAGCCGGGCTGGACGCGAGGCGTCGCCCCACCTTCCGCGATAGGAGCCACAGGAGCGCTCGGAGCAGTGGGGATGCCCCCACCTATCAAGACGAGGCCCGGGGACGCGCTGGCGACCATCTGCGCAGACTCCGGTGTCTTCGGCGATTGAATCTGCCGACCCACGCCCAGCCGATCCTCGCCTTCCGGTTGGAACGCAAGGAAAGCTCCATGCGCCACGAGCTGACGACACATCATCAGATCGACAGGGTAGGGCGTCGCATCCTGCGTGTAGCACTTGCACCCCTTACTCGCCATTTCCACACACGCAGCAGGCACAGGAACGCGCTTAGGCGTGGTCAAGCCATCGTAGGCCGGAGCGGTGTGCATCAGCCCCGGAATCCGCGGCTGATAACTCGCGATGTACTCCGAAGGGGTCTTCACCTGCACGACTGCACCGCCAGCGGCCGAGCCGCGCTGCGCCGAATCTGCTTTCGCCCCCGACTTCTTCGAAGGCTCATCGCCGCCGACGCGCGAGAACCCGCGCATGAACAAAATTGGGATCAACACGACCGCCGCAAGGATGAACCACACCCGCCACGGAATGCGTTTCTTGCCGGTGTGGATCGTGGCCGAGTCATACCACTTGTAGACGTCACTCGGATATGGCCGAGTCTTCGTGTCGGCATTCTTGGCACTACCGAACTTGTGGCACTCCAGCTCGACTGCATCCCACTGGTGAAAGTTTGCGACCGGCATCGCGCCGCCCAAACGCTTGATGTGTTGATGCCAACCCGGAGCCTGCACCAGATTGCGCACGAAGCTATCGACATTCTTGGGATGCTGGGTCAGCAGGAAAAAATCAAAGCCGCGTGAGCGATGCTCTGTAAGCCGCTGAATGTGACTCGGTGGCCGCTGGCTCGCTGGTCGTCCTGGCAGATCGTAGTGGCACTCATCGATGAGGAAGATGGTGCCGTCCTCTTGCGCTTCCCAATCCTCGAAGCGAACCTTCTTCCACCCGAACTCTTCGAGCTTCTCGGGCTTGATATTGCAGTAGGGCTCATTTGGCTTCTTCGGGTCATTCGCCGGGCGAATGTTGATGCACACCGGACGCCCGCTTTCCAGCTGAAGCGCGCGAACGTCCTTCAGCGTGAGCAGCGTTTTGCCCGAGCCATTCCCACCAGTGCGAAGGTAGAACATGGCTTACAGCTTGAAGAAGCGCTTGACCACAAGCGCACCGGCAGCGTTTCGAATCATGGTCATGCTCATGCGCGCGACCATGGCGCTTGTCACGATGTTGATGAACACACCAACCTTTGCGAACCCGAGCGCGCCGATGACTTCCGCAGGCAAGCCGCCGAGCGCCTGCATAGCCTGCTGCTTTAAAAAAGTGAGGCTGATATCCATGCCCGTATACGTGGCAACACCGATGCCGAGGCCGACCAACACCTGAACAGCGAGCGATCCTGCGACGTAGCGCAGGCCACCGAAAAAGGCCGCAAGGACCCAAGGAAGAAATGCAGGCATGGTCAGCCCCTTACGACGATACGTGCCGCGAGCAACGAGCCAACGACAACGAGGATGTTTCCCAGGATCTCAAGCCACGGGCAGACGACGGAAAGGGGAATCACGATGCTGCGCCCCCAGATAGATACGTTGCGATCACGGAAGCACTGCTGTGATCCGATCGCGCTGGAGTAATCGAAATCGCTGGGCCCAATCGTGTAATCACGCTTCGATCCTTCAGGCAGGTCGCCAGTTTGATCGCCGCCCTGCTTGCCCTTCGCGAGCATCGCGTCATAGGCGCGCGTCTCGTCGGTCGCATCAGGCTTCTTCTCAAAGAACTCGCAATTGCGCCTGTACTGCTCCTCTGCCATCGCGTTCAACACAGCGTCATCGCTCACTGCTTTAAAACCACCGGCGCATGCCCCACCAAAACTGGTATCAGCCCCATCGCCGTCGCACTGCTTGTCCTTGGAATTTTTCTCGCAAAAGCCAGACTGAGCTTCCGACGAAGTACCACTGGTCGTTCCGGTACACGTCCTGCGAGTCTGACCATTCACCGTCTTCGTACCGGGAGTCTGACCACTGGGACACGCATCGTTGCCGGGCGCATTCGTCGTCACATTGGTGACATTTGTCGTTGTCGTGCACTGCCCCTCTGCGCACTTTGTCGTGCCAGTCCTAGTGCTCGTGGTCGAGCTTCCATCACTGTTATTTGTCGTGCTATCGCCGTTCCCAGGAGCATCAGCGACCTGAGGACGATCAGTGCCGACAGGCTTACACATACTCGTTCCGTTGAAAGTGCCAGGAGCCTGCCCCACAGGGCAAGGCGCTGGCGCAGCCGTTCCCGGCGCAGGCTGATCCGGTGCTTTTGGTGGCATACCAACAGGGGGCGTCGATGGCATCGGATCGCTCGCGCTATCGCCAGTCCCACCGGGACCGCTTTGAGAACACTTCGAAGGCGCGGCGGCAGTACTGCCCGTATAGAACCCCTCACCAGAACACCGCCACCAACCGCCCTCCGCCTGACCGCACAGAGCCGTGCGAGACGGAACAGTCACCACGCACAAGCCGTTGCCCGCCGACTGATATTTGTCACAGACGCTAAAACCCACTTTCGCGGGCAAGCCGTTGTCATCGCCGGTGTCTTTCCACCAAACACCAGCTGACTGCCCCTTCAAAGCCAAGCAAGGGTCCGGCGGCGCCTCGCACGCTGTATGCGCAGCGTTCTCCACATAGGGCGCTGTGCACTGACACCCGCCAGCAACCTGAGCGCTATTGGCCGGGCAAGTCAAACCGCCCTTGACCGCATAGCCATTGGCGTTGTGCGTGAAAAGCGCACCAGTCGACTTATTGGTCAAGTCCGCATAGCACTGCCAAGAGTTGCCGCTGCTTCCGAACGGTGCGTTGCCCACATACACGGCGGAATAGGGACCACTCTGCGTGTTGTAAAAACTTTGAAAAGCAGTGCATGCACCATCGACCGTCGGGTAAGCAGTCCCACCGATGAAACCACCATCAGAAGCGGTTCCCGGCATATACCCGCTGGCCTGCGGGACAAGAGCGCTTGCCGACAGCGACAGTCCCAGCAATACGAAGGCAACGATCAGACGGAGAAGATGAGCCATGCCGCCCCCAAGATCGCGATGATGACGAACAGACCCATGTGACTTGCCCTCTGCGAAGCACTCGACGCGAGCACTTTGAAGAAGCCCCCGGGTGATCAAGCCGGGGTCCCGCGATCAACCGACCGTGATCACTTGAGGGAGCGACGCACCCAGACGAGGGCAGCGATGGTCAACACCACCAACAGGATCGCGCCGCCGATCTCCACGATGGGCGAATCGACACCGCTGTACTCGGCGATCTTGGCAACCACAGCCGAGACGTCGATGGCTGCACGTGCCGGAAGAACCGACAGCGCACCAGCGCCGACCACGACAGGCGCAAGACTGCGCTTCACATAGCTCGCAAACTTCTTCATGACTCTGTTTCCTCTTTTGATGCTCCGGATTGACGAACAGCGACGATCACTTGCCGGATGCACCAAGCAATCGCCCACACGCCCAAAATTGCGAGCGCGATTTCTTCTCCCTGCTCAGGCGTTAACTGAAGCAACGGAATTGAGAGTTCGTGCACCACCGTGACGGTGCACGCGGAGGCGCATTCGATGACGATCGGGTCAGCCACGGCTAAACCTCATCGACCCAATCACCGCGCCGAATGGCTTCACGACGATTGCGTGCAGCGATGCGCGAATGCGCTGCTGCCCAACGCCGAGCGCGCCGCTCGAATGCCTCCGCACGTTCAACGAACGGAGCACGTGCACCGCGACGACGCAACCAGTCCACACCGACCTGCATGAGCGTTCCGAAGAGAAATCCACCGACGTAGCCAGTCACGCCGGACACGAACGCCGTGATCGAAACAACTTGGAACAGGACCTTCATGTCCTCGGGTGTCAATGTCACGATGCGGCTCCTATCACCGCACGTATGCACGGCACTTTCGAGTGATCGCGACGGCGCGCACGATCGATGCGAACACGACGCTCAGCCGACTCGCCGGACCACCACGCGAGAGCGCAGAAGCCAAGCCCGAAGAGCAGACCGGTGAGCGCCGCAGCCATCAGATGTTCAGCTGTGAACATCACGACTCCAGCTGATAGCAACGGAACACAACCGCTTCACCGCCGCAGTGGTCCTGCACAGCATCAGCTGCTGCATCCGCACTAGTGAACGGCGTAGCGTTGGTAATGAGCGGCGTGTAATCCACACCGCCCTCGCCATCGGCACGCAGGAACGAGTGATCCTCTGTGCCTTGGACGTAGTAACGTGGTGCGACTTGCATGGCCGTGTACCGGAAACGAAATGCGGATTGCGCTTCCGAATACCCTTGGTGCGTCAGGCCGCTTTGTTGGCCGCACGGGCCACAGGCTTGAGGGCATGCATGACGGTCTTCGTCAGCTTGCCGTTCGTGACGATCTCCATTTCAGCCTCGGCCTCGAACGGAAACGGCAGGTGCTTGTACTTCGAGAATTCATCGCTGGTGCCCAGATTGAATTCCGAACTGGCCATGCCCTTCGCAGTGCCCTTGGACGCGTCAAGATCGACCAGTGCGTAAACCTTGGTGGAGTCGTAGCCGTTGCCGTTCTCCAGCGTGCCCTTGCTGGACTTCATGCCCACAACGTGGATGACTTGATTGAACTTCATGGTGATTTCCTTTAACCGGCTGAATCAAAGAACCGCGAGGGCCGGAACCTCGGGATTTGTGTACTTGCGCAGCGCCTCGGCGATTCCGTGCTGCATGGTGTGGTGATTGAGGCCGCGCAGCGAACGCGGCACGCGGCGGTTCTGTTCTTCAAGAACGAGGCCGACAAGCCAGCCCTCATCGGGCATCACCTTCGTGATTTGCACGAGGGTCGGCGCAACAACGCGGCGCACCCATGCAATGCAGCGCTCAGCACTTGCCTCGGCAACCTTGGTCGCCGTGGGCACACGAACAGCAATGTGGTGATTGCACAGCCAGTTGGTGGCCTCGTAGGCCCCCGCGTAGAACTGCGCGGGCTCGATGACTGCATCCCACGGAATGACGCGGTTGACGTTGCGCAGCTCGACTTCTCCGCGCAGCCACTTCGAGGACAGGTCGCCGAAGGCATGGCCCTTTTCGTAGCCGCGAAAGAGCTTGCCGCTTTCACGCAAGCCGACTTGAAACGTGCGCGAGTCGCCGGGCTTGAAAAGCGTCACAGCCGCGATCTTGCGAAAGTCGATACGGTCGAGCTTCACGCTGGTGAAGTCATCAGCATCGTCGTCATCGATGCCGATCCATGCGCCATGGCAGTTGTGCTTAGGCCTGCGATTGCGGTAGCTGAAGCCGTGAGCCTTGTAGAGCCCGACCAGCTCGCTGATATCGACCTCACCCTCGAAAAAATCTTTCGCCAGGTCGATGCGGGTGATCGTCGGCGCAAACTCGCCGAAGTACTCGTGGACACGCTTCTCCCAGCCCGGTAGAGCGTAGGTGCAACCCTCGCCCTTCACAGTCACGCAGATCGTGCCGCGCTGCGATTCGCCGCCCGCTGATACGCTCGCCACTTCATGGCCGAAAGCGTTGTCTATGGTCGTCGTGAACTCGTAGTAGTCACGACCCGGACGATCTACGCCGACGACAAAGCCGAGCAGCTGGGCGAAGACGTGCGCGAACCAGCGAGCCAGATTCTGGTCATCGGTGTCACCGGGAACCTTGCGGGTATGCGGCACATTGGCGCGCTTGAACGTGAAGCGGAAGTAATCAACGATCACTCCAGACTGAGCAACAGCGGCGACTTGCCGACCTTGGGTCAACACCTTCACGCGGTTGCCTTCGAGAACCAGCTTTTCGTCAACCGCCATTGCCCACCTCATCAACTTCGTTGTTTACCCCCGTGTTACTCGGGGGGGTATGAATACCGAGCGCCGCCGCGTCGGCGCCGGGCAAGCCCTGTCGCGCGACGCTGGCGTCGCCGGTCGTCGCAGCACAGCCCTCGCATCGGCGGTCGCAACGGTCGGCGAGGTAGAGGCATTGCAGGAGGCATGCGCCATCGAGTGCGGGCGCGTCCTGCGGACCGGGCTCTTGCCCTTCGGGTTGAGCCACCGGGTACGGCGTCTCAATCGCTTGCGCGACTAACGATCCCTCGCGCTTCAGGGGGATCACACGCTGCTGGCGGGCTACGTCTCTTCGAGCCGCAGCGATAGGCAGGCCGTGGCTGCACGCCACGGAGCAGCCGCTTAGCAAAGAAGGGGGCGAGGCGAGGGACCAGTCACGTAGCGCGCGCTGCACCGCCTCATAGGCCGTAATCGAGGTCATAGGCGACCCTGCTGACCTTCCAGGCGCAAGCACGCGACCATGGCGCGGTCGGGCTGCACACCGCGACGAACGAAGGCCGCGCAGACGGCAGCATCGTCGCGGTACTGAACCGAGACATTGGCCGAGCCGTCGCGAATAGCGGGAGGAATCGGCGCGGTGATCGCCGCACGTGCGCGGCGCTTCCATTCGAGCTTTTCGGCGGCGGTCATCGCACACACGGCGCGTTCAGCAGACAGTTCCAGTAGCCGTAGACGATCCCCGAGGCGATGCCAGCAGCGAGCGCAATCCCGATGCCACACAGAGCCCGATACGCCCAACGGTCGAAAGGCGTTTCATGTTGGCTGTCGTTCGCGCTCATTGCAGCCCCTTGGAGCCGTAGAGGCCGACCTGCTTCCAGTTGCGATTCGTCAGCGCGAAACGAGTAATAGACCGCAGCACATCGGCCTCAGAGCAGCCGAGTTCGCTGGCAATACCAGCAATGGTCTGCTTGATCTTGGGATCGTCTGTGAACTCGATACGGCCCTTCGCGGCACGATGCGCGCGGACCTTGGCGGCGTTATCGACGTGAATGGCTGGACGACCAACAGCAGCGCGAACGATGCTCATGCTGCCACCTGCAAACGAACCAAGGTCTCAACGAGATGCCCCTCGATCACCATCGCCGGCTTGGGCCGCCCCGCGAACTTGTAGACCCTCGGCCCCTCATCGCAATGAGCAACAACCGC
Encoded here:
- a CDS encoding DUF2523 domain-containing protein, encoding MPAFLPWVLAAFFGGLRYVAGSLAVQVLVGLGIGVATYTGMDISLTFLKQQAMQALGGLPAEVIGALGFAKVGVFINIVTSAMVARMSMTMIRNAAGALVVKRFFKL
- a CDS encoding replication initiation factor domain-containing protein, whose translation is MAVDEKLVLEGNRVKVLTQGRQVAAVAQSGVIVDYFRFTFKRANVPHTRKVPGDTDDQNLARWFAHVFAQLLGFVVGVDRPGRDYYEFTTTIDNAFGHEVASVSAGGESQRGTICVTVKGEGCTYALPGWEKRVHEYFGEFAPTITRIDLAKDFFEGEVDISELVGLYKAHGFSYRNRRPKHNCHGAWIGIDDDDADDFTSVKLDRIDFRKIAAVTLFKPGDSRTFQVGLRESGKLFRGYEKGHAFGDLSSKWLRGEVELRNVNRVIPWDAVIEPAQFYAGAYEATNWLCNHHIAVRVPTATKVAEASAERCIAWVRRVVAPTLVQITKVMPDEGWLVGLVLEEQNRRVPRSLRGLNHHTMQHGIAEALRKYTNPEVPALAVL
- a CDS encoding zonular occludens toxin domain-containing protein, with product MFYLRTGGNGSGKTLLTLKDVRALQLESGRPVCINIRPANDPKKPNEPYCNIKPEKLEEFGWKKVRFEDWEAQEDGTIFLIDECHYDLPGRPASQRPPSHIQRLTEHRSRGFDFFLLTQHPKNVDSFVRNLVQAPGWHQHIKRLGGAMPVANFHQWDAVELECHKFGSAKNADTKTRPYPSDVYKWYDSATIHTGKKRIPWRVWFILAAVVLIPILFMRGFSRVGGDEPSKKSGAKADSAQRGSAAGGAVVQVKTPSEYIASYQPRIPGLMHTAPAYDGLTTPKRVPVPAACVEMASKGCKCYTQDATPYPVDLMMCRQLVAHGAFLAFQPEGEDRLGVGRQIQSPKTPESAQMVASASPGLVLIGGGIPTAPSAPVAPIAEGGATPRVQPGSKWSFTTQPQ
- a CDS encoding major capsid protein — translated: MKKFASYVKRSLAPVVVGAGALSVLPARAAIDVSAVVAKIAEYSGVDSPIVEIGGAILLVVLTIAALVWVRRSLK